From a region of the Coleofasciculus chthonoplastes PCC 7420 genome:
- a CDS encoding caspase family protein, which produces MKIALLIGVSEYGYGFHPVPGAVNAVEAMQRVLQYSFDEIETLINPNPPVMRETIETLLSKRDEEDVVLLFFSGQCIQDYNDTVYLGTGITATRMTDDNSLKELVKATVVPAGLIQDLLSNSPCPQNIVIIDGYCSNILDWEITANDYNQVGLKQQMTGEKWALLSCFSSIPYFNQSEQSQPSDYTRYLIEGLATGLADRNHDDWICVKELHDYVSQQLKIVAPALKPRLYASEPYQAIALSQVPLNRLTLKYRKEAQRWIRGGEISVGGRSALDTLAQSLHLTPADCAAIEAQVLTPYREYQEKLQRYKKAFREVFRADNSLNPKSRKLLKDLQQSLGLKDQDIKDTEQIILYQKQSRQTSQSNPDSNRDVERTGGTEIRESLSRRSVSLIRDQRDQEETTDVSTPMEVSPQSVEPTEPTVSASAPGEVSPPAEESLPPTQPVDSPAPPIPPSTPTEESPQLEDTFPPNQPVDSPAPPVSASTPPEVPSPQQESAIAPSSTFDSINPEQTQESTASNGNQPDRLPLKPNSIPEWYMQTPEEPETEPTSGVQVSSNLSNFLNPEPTVSKSSNKLLLWAGIGG; this is translated from the coding sequence GTGAAAATAGCATTGCTGATTGGGGTAAGTGAGTACGGCTATGGTTTTCACCCCGTACCCGGAGCCGTTAACGCTGTTGAAGCGATGCAACGTGTTTTGCAGTATTCTTTTGACGAGATAGAAACGCTGATTAATCCGAATCCTCCCGTGATGCGGGAAACCATCGAAACGCTATTGAGTAAGCGTGACGAGGAAGATGTCGTGTTGTTGTTTTTCTCAGGTCAATGTATCCAAGATTATAATGATACCGTATATTTAGGAACTGGCATCACCGCCACTCGCATGACTGATGACAATTCCCTAAAAGAATTAGTCAAGGCAACCGTTGTTCCCGCTGGTTTAATCCAAGATCTACTTAGCAACAGTCCCTGTCCGCAGAATATTGTGATTATCGACGGTTACTGTAGCAATATTTTGGATTGGGAAATAACGGCAAACGACTATAATCAGGTTGGGTTAAAACAACAAATGACGGGTGAGAAATGGGCGCTTCTGAGTTGTTTTAGTTCCATACCCTATTTCAACCAATCCGAGCAATCTCAACCCTCGGATTACACTCGTTACTTAATCGAAGGACTAGCAACAGGACTCGCCGATCGCAATCATGATGATTGGATTTGTGTCAAGGAACTTCATGACTATGTTTCTCAGCAGCTTAAAATCGTTGCTCCCGCTTTAAAACCTAGATTATATGCTAGCGAACCTTACCAAGCGATCGCACTGAGTCAAGTTCCCCTGAATCGCCTCACATTGAAGTATCGTAAAGAAGCACAGCGCTGGATCAGAGGGGGTGAAATTTCTGTTGGCGGTCGTTCGGCTCTGGATACATTAGCCCAAAGTCTACATCTCACTCCAGCCGATTGTGCGGCAATAGAAGCCCAAGTTTTAACTCCCTATCGCGAGTATCAGGAAAAATTACAGCGATATAAAAAAGCGTTTCGGGAAGTTTTCCGAGCCGATAATTCACTCAACCCCAAGTCTCGTAAACTCTTAAAAGATTTGCAACAGTCTTTAGGATTGAAAGATCAAGATATTAAAGACACCGAACAAATAATTCTATACCAAAAGCAATCCCGCCAAACGTCCCAGTCGAATCCCGATAGTAATCGGGACGTCGAGAGAACAGGAGGAACAGAGATTAGAGAATCTCTAAGTCGGCGTTCTGTTTCACTCATTCGAGATCAACGAGATCAAGAAGAAACCACCGACGTATCCACACCCATGGAGGTGTCACCCCAATCAGTTGAGCCTACAGAACCCACTGTTTCAGCTTCTGCACCTGGGGAGGTGTCACCTCCAGCCGAGGAGAGTCTCCCACCGACTCAACCCGTTGATTCCCCAGCACCCCCTATCCCGCCATCCACGCCGACAGAGGAATCACCCCAACTAGAAGATACTTTCCCACCCAATCAACCCGTTGATTCCCCAGCACCACCCGTCTCCGCCTCCACACCGCCAGAGGTTCCATCGCCACAACAGGAGAGTGCGATCGCGCCCTCATCCACCTTTGACTCGATTAATCCTGAACAAACCCAAGAATCAACGGCATCCAATGGCAATCAACCCGATCGACTCCCATTAAAACCCAATTCTATCCCCGAATGGTATATGCAAACGCCAGAGGAACCGGAAACCGAACCGACTTCTGGCGTCCAAGTATCATCAAATCTTAGCAATTTCTTAAATCCTGAACCCACCGTTTCTAAATCCTCCAATAAACTCCTCCTTTGGGCAGGAATTGGTGG
- a CDS encoding SH3 domain-containing protein, protein VRSDPASFRDNVITYLTREQVPITGKQTKGGWIEIKLPNQGLAWAHRQVILDEEDIDSCMFEQGMTIELVPDIPPPPDFVYDDDDD, encoded by the coding sequence TGTTCGTTCTGATCCCGCATCATTTCGCGATAATGTGATTACCTATTTAACTAGAGAACAAGTCCCGATCACAGGCAAACAAACCAAAGGCGGCTGGATAGAAATAAAACTTCCCAATCAAGGTTTAGCTTGGGCGCATCGGCAGGTAATCTTAGACGAAGAGGATATAGATTCTTGCATGTTTGAACAAGGAATGACGATTGAACTGGTTCCCGATATTCCACCGCCGCCCGATTTCGTTTATGACGATGACGACGATTAA
- a CDS encoding EamA family transporter: protein MKVRGYDDLESKWRGVCQSNQLLFQLPGVYCLIIALLSLSEGRSLKPANAPNWDAPIKNDEFHRLSIFKTLKLNGTDCYAGGQCPPYDIFRFRRSKNAYFSAITLKLSMTWFIFATLTAVFESLKDVTSKHGLKTINVYIVSWSLIVFTLPLLLPLLFFINTPELGNRFGLALLVGGSLNVISMILYIKAIKVSDLSITVPLITFTPLFLLVTSPLIVQEYPTIMDAIGMVLIVAGSYILNLKEKKQGYLAPFKSLFREKGPKLMILVAFIWSITSNVDKVGVQNSSPTFWAIANYSFIATAMTPIMLYKAYDRLTQIRQNFISLVPIGLFHGAAVLFQMQAIDMTLVAHVISVKRMSALLSVLMGHLIFQEKGIKERSLGAAIMIFGVVLITL from the coding sequence TTGAAAGTCCGGGGCTACGATGATCTGGAAAGTAAATGGAGGGGCGTATGCCAGTCCAACCAACTTCTCTTCCAACTTCCAGGGGTTTACTGCCTTATTATCGCTCTTCTGTCACTTTCGGAAGGGCGAAGCCTGAAACCAGCTAACGCGCCAAATTGGGATGCTCCCATCAAAAATGACGAGTTTCATAGATTGTCAATCTTCAAGACACTTAAATTGAATGGCACTGACTGCTATGCTGGTGGGCAATGCCCACCCTACGATATATTCAGGTTTCGTCGATCTAAAAATGCTTATTTCAGTGCCATTACACTTAAATTGTCGATGACTTGGTTTATATTTGCTACCCTAACCGCTGTTTTTGAATCGCTCAAGGATGTCACCAGTAAACATGGTTTAAAAACCATTAATGTTTATATTGTCTCGTGGTCGTTAATTGTCTTCACACTTCCCTTATTGCTGCCTCTTTTATTTTTTATTAACACCCCTGAACTGGGAAATCGGTTTGGACTTGCCTTGCTCGTTGGCGGCAGTCTCAATGTGATTTCGATGATTTTATATATTAAGGCGATCAAGGTATCTGATTTATCGATCACAGTTCCTTTAATTACGTTTACTCCCCTGTTTTTATTAGTCACCTCTCCGCTGATTGTTCAAGAATATCCGACAATCATGGATGCCATCGGCATGGTTTTGATTGTCGCCGGTTCTTATATTTTGAACTTGAAGGAAAAAAAGCAGGGTTACTTGGCTCCTTTCAAATCTCTGTTCCGGGAAAAGGGACCGAAGCTGATGATCCTGGTGGCATTTATTTGGAGTATCACCTCTAACGTTGACAAGGTTGGGGTGCAAAATTCCTCACCAACTTTTTGGGCGATCGCGAATTATTCGTTTATTGCAACAGCGATGACACCAATCATGTTGTATAAGGCTTATGATCGCTTAACCCAAATCCGCCAAAATTTCATCTCCTTGGTACCTATTGGACTCTTTCACGGTGCAGCCGTCCTCTTCCAAATGCAGGCGATTGATATGACACTGGTAGCTCATGTCATTTCGGTCAAGCGTATGAGCGCCTTACTTAGTGTACTCATGGGGCATTTAATTTTTCAAGAAAAAGGTATAAAAGAACGGTCACTTGGCGCAGCAATTATGATTTTTGGGGTTGTGTTAATTACACTCTGA